The following coding sequences lie in one Niabella agricola genomic window:
- a CDS encoding DUF2089 family protein — protein sequence MKLPIYCPSCENPLKVSQLKCDSCNTQVNGNYELPLYLKLSREEQDFIMEFFLASGSIKEMSKQAGISYPTMRNKMDDMIEKIKKMTSNV from the coding sequence ATGAAACTTCCAATTTATTGCCCCAGTTGCGAAAATCCACTGAAGGTAAGTCAGCTAAAATGCGATTCCTGTAATACCCAGGTAAATGGCAACTATGAGTTGCCGCTTTACCTGAAATTGAGCCGGGAAGAGCAGGATTTTATCATGGAGTTTTTCCTGGCCAGCGGCAGCATTAAGGAAATGTCGAAGCAGGCCGGAATCAGCTATCCCACTATGCGCAATAAAATGGATGATATGATTGAGAAAATAAAAAAAATGACCTCCAATGTCTAA